From Bacillus basilensis, a single genomic window includes:
- a CDS encoding DUF3238 domain-containing protein, whose translation MVNIVKIRGSVFAPYASLEPIKDPATGRSFEYAGDAREFTPYAVNAKRSRLEQEVNIDFYKREIFTYADACIVTVKIANPDGSTEYQKGETNTENIVCTNIIWGEDEVSFEMRASASNPLNAAAPAADYLLAIRVNKSGTVHVEGVHDGFPCYEFYKQVDFGPFESMYTHDFRETNDTPAALAGEMEYNFKTTV comes from the coding sequence ATGGTTAATATTGTGAAAATTAGAGGGAGTGTCTTTGCACCATATGCATCGCTGGAACCTATTAAGGATCCTGCAACAGGAAGATCGTTTGAATATGCTGGAGATGCACGTGAGTTTACACCATACGCGGTGAACGCAAAGCGTTCAAGATTAGAACAAGAAGTGAATATTGATTTTTATAAAAGAGAAATTTTCACATATGCAGATGCTTGTATCGTCACAGTGAAGATTGCAAATCCAGATGGCTCAACTGAGTATCAAAAAGGAGAAACAAATACAGAAAATATTGTATGTACTAATATCATATGGGGCGAGGATGAAGTTTCATTTGAAATGAGAGCAAGTGCAAGTAATCCGTTAAACGCGGCAGCACCTGCAGCTGATTATTTGTTGGCTATACGAGTTAATAAAAGTGGTACTGTGCATGTTGAAGGTGTACATGATGGTTTCCCTTGCTATGAATTTTATAAACAAGTAGATTTTGGTCCGTTTGAATCAATGTATACACATGATTTTAGAGAAACAAATGATACTCCAGCAGCACTAGCTGGAGAGATGGAATATAACTTTAAAACGACAGTCTAA
- a CDS encoding DUF3238 domain-containing protein, with the protein MTNIVKIRASVFIPMSWTEAKKDMETGKVVQFEGDSREFTPHAVNTMRSRVEQEVVVDFYKEEVFSYANTGITTEKVTSPDGSVSKRTGKASTENIVCTDITWNSEGVQFKMSASASNPLNVYAPPVDYVLNVCVKQDGGMDIQGEHDGFPCFEFYKQVDFGLFEKMYTHDFRETGDTAAALGGNMDYSFTKRL; encoded by the coding sequence ATGACTAACATCGTGAAAATTAGAGCCAGTGTATTTATTCCAATGTCTTGGACTGAAGCTAAAAAGGATATGGAAACAGGAAAAGTAGTTCAATTCGAAGGTGATTCGCGTGAATTTACCCCACATGCGGTAAATACGATGCGCTCTAGAGTTGAGCAAGAGGTAGTAGTTGATTTTTATAAAGAAGAAGTGTTTTCATATGCGAACACGGGTATTACGACCGAGAAGGTTACAAGTCCAGATGGTTCTGTGAGTAAAAGAACAGGGAAAGCAAGTACAGAAAATATTGTGTGTACTGATATCACATGGAATTCTGAAGGTGTGCAATTCAAAATGAGTGCGAGTGCAAGTAATCCATTAAATGTATATGCACCTCCTGTGGATTATGTATTAAATGTATGTGTGAAACAGGATGGTGGTATGGATATTCAAGGGGAGCATGATGGATTCCCTTGTTTTGAATTTTATAAGCAAGTAGATTTCGGTTTATTTGAAAAAATGTATACACATGATTTTAGAGAAACTGGTGATACAGCGGCAGCGCTAGGCGGGAACATGGATTATAGTTTTACAAAGAGATTATAG
- the cdr gene encoding CoA-disulfide reductase, producing the protein MSRKIVVVGGVAGGASVAARLRRLSEEDEIIMVERGEYISFANCGLPYYIGGVITERQKLLVQTVERMSKRFNLDIRVLSEVVQINKEEKTITIKNVTTNETYNEEYDILILSPGAKPIVPSIPGIEEAKALFTLRNVPDTDRIKAYIDEKKPHHATVIGGGFIGVEMVENLRERGIDVTLVEMANQVMPPIDYEMAAYVHEHMKDHNVELVFEDGVDALEKSGTVVRLKSGSIIETDMIILAIGVQPESSLAKDAGLALGVRGTIKVNEKFQTSDPHIYAIGDAIEVKDFVTETETMIPLAWPANRQGRMLADIIHGHTDSLYKGTLGTSVAKVFDLTVASTGVNEKILKRLNIPYEVVHVQANSHAGYYPNATPVLIKLIFDKDGGKIYGAQALGRDGVDKRIDVIATAIKANLTVIDLPDLELSYAPPYSSAKDPVNMVGYAASNIVDGFVYTVQWHEIDRIVENGGYLIDVREPNELKQGMIKGSINIPLDELRDRLDEVPVDKEIYITCQLGMRGYVAARMLMEKGYKVKNVDGGFKLYGTVLPDRIIY; encoded by the coding sequence GTGTCTAGAAAAATAGTTGTAGTAGGCGGAGTTGCGGGCGGAGCATCAGTGGCTGCAAGGCTTCGTCGTTTAAGTGAAGAAGATGAAATTATTATGGTGGAGCGTGGTGAGTATATTTCATTTGCAAATTGTGGGTTACCATACTATATTGGCGGTGTCATTACAGAAAGACAAAAATTATTAGTACAAACTGTTGAAAGAATGTCGAAGCGTTTTAATTTAGATATACGTGTATTGAGTGAAGTAGTACAGATTAATAAAGAAGAGAAAACAATTACTATAAAGAATGTAACGACAAATGAAACATATAACGAGGAATATGATATTTTAATTCTTTCACCAGGGGCAAAACCAATTGTTCCATCTATTCCAGGTATTGAAGAAGCGAAGGCGTTGTTTACGTTACGGAATGTACCTGATACAGATCGTATTAAAGCGTATATTGATGAGAAGAAACCACATCATGCGACGGTTATTGGTGGCGGATTTATTGGAGTGGAAATGGTTGAAAACTTAAGAGAACGAGGAATTGATGTTACTCTCGTAGAGATGGCGAATCAAGTGATGCCGCCAATCGATTATGAAATGGCAGCGTATGTGCATGAGCATATGAAAGATCATAATGTTGAGCTTGTTTTTGAAGACGGTGTAGATGCATTAGAAAAGAGCGGGACTGTTGTACGTTTAAAAAGTGGTTCAATCATAGAGACAGATATGATTATTTTAGCAATTGGTGTACAACCAGAGAGTAGTTTAGCGAAAGATGCAGGATTAGCGTTAGGAGTTAGAGGAACGATAAAAGTAAATGAAAAATTTCAAACATCGGATCCACATATATATGCAATTGGTGATGCGATTGAAGTGAAAGATTTTGTTACTGAAACAGAAACGATGATTCCTTTAGCGTGGCCGGCTAATCGTCAAGGTCGCATGTTAGCAGATATTATTCATGGTCATACGGATTCTTTATATAAAGGTACGCTGGGAACTTCGGTAGCGAAAGTTTTTGATTTAACAGTTGCTTCGACGGGAGTAAATGAGAAAATATTAAAACGATTAAATATACCCTATGAGGTAGTACATGTACAGGCAAATTCGCATGCGGGATACTATCCGAATGCTACGCCAGTGCTAATAAAATTAATTTTTGATAAAGATGGCGGAAAAATTTATGGAGCGCAGGCGTTAGGACGTGACGGTGTAGATAAGCGTATCGATGTTATCGCAACGGCAATAAAAGCAAATTTAACTGTAATTGATTTGCCAGATTTAGAATTATCATATGCTCCGCCCTATTCTTCTGCAAAAGACCCAGTAAACATGGTAGGGTATGCGGCAAGTAATATAGTAGATGGTTTTGTGTACACAGTACAATGGCATGAGATAGATCGTATTGTTGAAAATGGTGGATATCTTATTGATGTTCGAGAGCCTAATGAACTAAAACAAGGAATGATTAAAGGCTCTATTAATATTCCATTAGATGAATTACGTGATCGTTTAGATGAAGTGCCAGTGGATAAAGAAATATATATCACTTGTCAACTTGGCATGAGAGGGTATGTTGCAGCGCGCATGTTAATGGAAAAAGGATATAAGGTAAAGAATGTAGATGGTGGTTTTAAATTGTATGGGACAGTATTACCAGACCGTATTATATATTAA
- a CDS encoding metal-sensitive transcriptional regulator: MEYNQDMKNRLKRIEGQVRGVLRMMEEGKDCREVITQLTASRSALDRTIGLVVGTNLEQCLREQFESGNGSNEELIKEAVQLLVKSR; this comes from the coding sequence ATGGAATATAATCAAGATATGAAAAATAGATTGAAACGTATTGAAGGGCAAGTTCGTGGTGTGCTTCGTATGATGGAAGAAGGAAAAGATTGCCGAGAGGTTATTACACAGTTAACGGCATCTCGTTCTGCACTTGATCGTACAATTGGACTTGTTGTTGGAACGAATTTAGAGCAATGTTTGCGTGAACAGTTTGAAAGTGGTAATGGTTCAAATGAAGAGTTAATTAAAGAAGCTGTTCAATTACTTGTGAAAAGCCGATAA
- a CDS encoding sulfurtransferase TusA family protein, which yields MSIKVDMSLDCKGLACPMPIVKTKKAMEGLTPGQVIEIEATDKGSTVDIQSWANKVGHQYIGTKQEGDVLMHYVRKAHEHEVDEVVKYPHTITNAELQDIVLSGEECTVVDVREAAEFAFGHIPSAISVPLGELASAGLDKTKQIYVVCRTGNRSDVACQMLKEQGYANVKNVIPGMVEW from the coding sequence ATGAGTATAAAAGTGGATATGAGTTTAGATTGTAAAGGTTTGGCTTGTCCGATGCCGATTGTGAAAACGAAGAAGGCGATGGAAGGGTTGACGCCAGGGCAAGTGATTGAAATTGAGGCAACAGATAAAGGGTCTACAGTAGACATACAAAGCTGGGCGAATAAAGTAGGGCATCAATATATCGGGACGAAACAAGAGGGTGATGTTTTGATGCATTATGTTAGGAAAGCACATGAGCATGAAGTGGATGAAGTAGTGAAGTATCCTCATACAATTACGAATGCGGAATTGCAAGATATAGTATTAAGTGGTGAAGAGTGTACTGTAGTAGATGTTCGTGAAGCGGCGGAATTCGCCTTTGGTCATATTCCATCGGCCATTTCGGTGCCATTAGGTGAACTAGCAAGCGCAGGATTAGATAAGACGAAACAAATTTATGTTGTTTGCCGAACTGGTAACCGTAGTGATGTAGCTTGCCAAATGTTGAAAGAGCAAGGTTATGCAAATGTGAAAAATGTCATTCCAGGTATGGTAGAGTGGTAA
- a CDS encoding MBL fold metallo-hydrolase: MSVKSLQAKDVAEKVLFGELFILDVRNEKDYEEWKIEGKQVSSINKPYFDLLDGVDHIVSELPKDKDVLVVCAKEGSSIFVAEQLTEAGLENIYYLAGGMKAWSEYVKPIKVGDLKNGGSMYQFNRLGKGCLSYMVVSNGEAAVIDAVRTVEAYEEFAKEHDVKITNVMDTHLHADHISGGRKLAEKVGGTYWLPPKDAEEVVFAYEPLVEGSVITVGGTKIEIDALYSPGHTIGSTSFIVDDSYLLSGDILFVDSIGRPDLAGKAEDWVSDLRNTLYSRYKELSQNLVVLPAHYSKISEMNESGIVSAKLKDLFAYNAGLNIEDEVEFRKTVTENLPPQPNAYEEIRQTNMGKIHPSVDEEREMEIGPNRCAVHE; the protein is encoded by the coding sequence ATGAGCGTTAAATCATTACAAGCAAAAGATGTGGCAGAGAAAGTTTTATTCGGAGAGTTATTCATTTTAGATGTTCGTAATGAGAAGGATTATGAAGAATGGAAAATTGAAGGGAAACAAGTTTCTTCTATAAATAAACCATATTTTGATTTGTTAGATGGTGTAGATCATATTGTAAGTGAATTACCTAAAGATAAAGATGTTTTAGTAGTGTGTGCAAAAGAAGGGTCTTCTATATTTGTGGCAGAGCAATTAACAGAGGCTGGATTAGAAAATATTTATTATTTAGCTGGTGGTATGAAGGCTTGGAGTGAATATGTAAAGCCTATAAAAGTTGGAGATTTAAAAAATGGGGGAAGTATGTATCAGTTTAACCGTCTTGGAAAAGGCTGTTTATCTTATATGGTCGTTTCAAACGGTGAAGCAGCAGTTATTGATGCAGTAAGAACAGTTGAAGCATATGAAGAATTTGCGAAAGAGCATGATGTTAAGATTACGAATGTAATGGATACACATTTACATGCAGACCATATTTCTGGAGGACGTAAGTTAGCGGAAAAAGTAGGTGGTACGTATTGGTTACCGCCAAAAGATGCGGAGGAAGTTGTTTTCGCATACGAACCGCTTGTAGAAGGATCTGTTATTACGGTGGGGGGTACTAAAATTGAAATTGACGCATTATACTCACCGGGGCATACGATTGGAAGTACATCATTTATTGTAGACGATTCCTATTTATTATCGGGCGATATTTTATTTGTAGATTCAATCGGGCGTCCAGATCTTGCTGGGAAGGCTGAAGATTGGGTAAGTGATTTACGTAATACTTTGTATAGCCGATATAAAGAACTATCTCAAAATTTAGTTGTGTTACCGGCTCATTATTCAAAAATAAGTGAAATGAACGAAAGTGGTATTGTTAGCGCAAAATTAAAAGATTTGTTTGCGTATAATGCAGGGTTAAATATTGAGGATGAGGTAGAGTTCCGTAAAACTGTAACAGAAAACTTACCACCTCAGCCAAATGCATATGAAGAAATCCGCCAAACAAATATGGGTAAAATTCATCCGAGTGTAGATGAAGAGCGTGAAATGGAGATTGGTCCAAATCGTTGTGCAGTGCACGAATAA
- a CDS encoding sulfurtransferase TusA family protein, which translates to MMNVKQVLDAKDLACPMPIVRTKRAMDTLQTGEVLEVHVTDKGSVKDIPAWANKSGHDIVKHVEEADVLKFWIKKA; encoded by the coding sequence ATGATGAATGTAAAACAAGTATTAGATGCGAAAGATTTAGCATGTCCAATGCCGATTGTAAGAACGAAGAGAGCGATGGATACGTTACAAACTGGAGAAGTGTTAGAAGTACATGTAACGGATAAAGGGTCAGTTAAGGATATTCCAGCATGGGCAAATAAAAGTGGTCATGACATCGTAAAGCATGTAGAAGAAGCTGATGTGCTGAAGTTTTGGATTAAGAAGGCGTAG
- a CDS encoding rhodanese-like domain-containing protein, which produces MNTILSTLFIVLAAWFVISRFLPVKGVQNINGKELKSIVGKQGKYFIDVRTVGEYTGNHMKGFQNIPLNELASRASQLDKNKEVIVICQSGMRSKQAAKVLKKLGFQHVINVSGGMNGL; this is translated from the coding sequence ATGAACACAATATTAAGTACGCTTTTCATTGTACTTGCTGCATGGTTTGTTATTTCACGCTTTTTACCTGTGAAAGGTGTTCAAAATATAAACGGAAAAGAATTAAAAAGTATAGTAGGAAAACAAGGAAAGTACTTTATCGATGTTCGTACAGTAGGTGAATATACAGGAAATCATATGAAAGGATTTCAAAATATCCCGTTAAATGAGTTAGCTAGTAGAGCAAGTCAGTTAGATAAAAATAAGGAAGTAATCGTTATTTGTCAGAGCGGGATGAGAAGTAAGCAAGCAGCAAAAGTATTAAAGAAATTAGGATTTCAGCATGTTATTAATGTTTCAGGCGGGATGAATGGTTTGTGA
- a CDS encoding rhodanese-like domain-containing protein, translating into MKEMTAKELEEKLLRKEAVNIIDVREVEEVAEGKIPEACNIPLGLLEFRMHELNKKQEYIIVCRSGGRSARAVQFLESYGFQVINMVGGMLAWEGKVV; encoded by the coding sequence ATGAAAGAAATGACAGCAAAAGAATTAGAAGAAAAATTGTTACGTAAAGAAGCAGTAAATATTATAGATGTACGTGAAGTAGAAGAAGTAGCTGAAGGGAAAATTCCAGAAGCATGTAATATTCCACTAGGGCTATTAGAATTTCGTATGCATGAGCTAAATAAAAAACAGGAATATATTATCGTTTGTCGTTCAGGCGGAAGAAGTGCAAGAGCCGTTCAGTTTTTAGAAAGTTATGGTTTTCAAGTGATCAATATGGTAGGTGGTATGTTAGCTTGGGAAGGTAAAGTCGTATAG
- a CDS encoding DsrE/DsrF/DrsH-like family protein, with amino-acid sequence MEQQKKTTIVLFSGDYDKAMAAYIIANGAAAYDQEVTIFHTFWGLNALRKDEHVKVKKTFIEKVFGKMMPRGADKMGLSKMNFAGMGPKMIKGIMKKHNAMPLPDLMDLAKEQGIKLVACQMTVDLLGLKEEEIMEGVEFAGVGAYLADASDGNVNLFI; translated from the coding sequence ATGGAACAACAGAAGAAAACAACAATCGTTTTGTTTAGTGGAGATTATGATAAAGCGATGGCTGCTTATATTATTGCCAATGGTGCAGCTGCTTATGATCAAGAGGTTACTATTTTTCATACTTTCTGGGGATTAAATGCTTTAAGGAAAGATGAACATGTGAAGGTAAAGAAAACTTTTATCGAAAAAGTATTTGGAAAAATGATGCCGCGCGGAGCTGATAAGATGGGATTATCAAAAATGAATTTTGCCGGTATGGGACCAAAGATGATTAAAGGTATTATGAAAAAACATAATGCGATGCCTTTACCAGATTTAATGGATTTGGCGAAAGAACAGGGGATTAAACTTGTAGCTTGTCAAATGACAGTAGATTTATTAGGGTTAAAAGAGGAAGAGATTATGGAAGGGGTAGAGTTTGCAGGAGTAGGAGCTTATTTAGCAGATGCTTCAGATGGGAATGTGAACTTATTCATTTAA
- a CDS encoding sulfite exporter TauE/SafE family protein, which produces MSLVVLLFIIGFIGSFISGMVGIGGAIINYPMILYIPVLLGFTGYTSHEVSGITAVQVFFATFAGAWAYRKSNDMDKTLVVYMGASILIGSFIGSFGANVLEEHTVNVVYAALATIAAIMMFVPKRNNGNEVKYNKWLASLLAFIVGGASGIIGAGGSFLLVPIMLVILKLPIRTTIATSIAITFISSVGITTGKVITGQVVIIPALIIAIASIFAAPLGARVGKRINQKALQYMLSILIVGTAVKMWFDMISK; this is translated from the coding sequence GTGAGTTTAGTCGTATTACTTTTTATAATTGGGTTTATAGGATCATTTATATCGGGAATGGTTGGAATTGGCGGTGCGATTATTAATTACCCGATGATCCTATACATTCCGGTATTGCTAGGATTTACTGGTTATACGTCACATGAAGTGAGTGGTATTACAGCGGTGCAAGTATTCTTTGCAACTTTTGCAGGGGCATGGGCCTATCGAAAAAGTAATGATATGGATAAAACGCTAGTTGTGTATATGGGAGCTAGTATATTAATAGGAAGTTTCATAGGGAGTTTTGGTGCTAACGTATTGGAGGAACATACGGTAAATGTTGTTTATGCAGCATTAGCAACAATTGCTGCTATTATGATGTTCGTACCGAAACGTAATAATGGTAATGAAGTGAAATATAATAAATGGTTAGCAAGCTTGTTAGCTTTTATTGTAGGCGGAGCGTCAGGCATTATAGGTGCTGGAGGTTCATTCCTTTTAGTTCCAATTATGCTAGTTATTTTAAAATTACCAATACGTACAACAATAGCGACATCTATCGCTATTACGTTTATTTCCTCAGTAGGGATTACAACTGGAAAAGTGATAACTGGGCAAGTAGTTATAATTCCAGCTCTTATTATTGCGATTGCAAGTATCTTTGCTGCGCCGCTTGGAGCGCGAGTTGGGAAGAGGATCAATCAAAAAGCACTACAATATATGTTATCGATTTTGATTGTAGGCACTGCTGTTAAGATGTGGTTTGATATGATATCGAAATAA
- a CDS encoding LCP family protein: MEQNPSLQENTRSKPKNSKKKIKIIISVILFFLIVGGGYTWFLVNKASSAVRNAAHDLARGDKSDLRDKAVKPITNNVSVLVMGVDESDVRGKEYGEAIRTDALLLATFNKDSKTVKLLSIPRDTYTYIPVEKKKDKITHAHAYGSTKNGKDGGPQASIDAVEKLLNVPVDYFVKFNFKSFMKIVDDLGGIEVDVPVEFTEQDSNDNADAIHLKKGVQKLNSEEALALARTRHIDSDAMRGQRQQLVIEAILKKLTSVGSVTKVGNIIDDINGQFVTNLTFDDMLSFYKYGADSSIEKLQIQGDDCYMEKGDDTCSKSAGGGRTYYYNPDKKELATVTNQLRTHLGLPAYTKTDSDSKKTSTEKTKESKSENSSERESSNNESKNKNKNSNEDTETSSNDNE; encoded by the coding sequence ATGGAGCAAAACCCATCTTTGCAAGAAAATACACGCAGTAAACCGAAAAATAGTAAGAAAAAAATAAAAATTATTATAAGCGTTATTCTATTCTTTTTAATAGTAGGTGGCGGTTATACTTGGTTTTTAGTAAATAAAGCATCTTCTGCTGTTCGAAATGCCGCACACGATTTAGCACGCGGTGATAAATCTGATTTACGTGATAAAGCTGTAAAACCTATTACGAACAATGTCTCTGTCTTAGTAATGGGTGTTGATGAAAGCGATGTCCGCGGGAAAGAATACGGTGAAGCTATAAGAACGGATGCACTATTACTTGCAACGTTTAATAAAGATAGCAAAACTGTAAAACTATTAAGTATTCCACGAGATACATATACTTATATTCCAGTGGAAAAGAAAAAAGATAAAATTACACACGCTCATGCATACGGTTCTACTAAAAACGGAAAAGATGGTGGACCACAAGCAAGTATTGATGCAGTTGAAAAATTACTAAATGTTCCTGTTGATTACTTTGTAAAGTTTAACTTCAAATCATTTATGAAAATTGTAGATGATTTAGGCGGTATTGAAGTCGATGTACCAGTTGAATTTACTGAACAAGATAGTAATGATAATGCTGATGCAATTCACCTAAAAAAAGGTGTTCAAAAGCTAAATAGTGAAGAAGCTCTCGCTCTTGCTAGAACGCGCCACATCGATAGTGATGCAATGCGTGGACAACGTCAACAACTCGTTATTGAAGCAATTTTAAAGAAACTAACAAGCGTTGGATCTGTAACAAAAGTTGGTAATATTATTGATGATATTAACGGGCAATTCGTTACAAACTTAACATTCGATGATATGCTTTCATTCTATAAATATGGGGCGGATTCTTCAATTGAGAAATTACAAATTCAAGGTGACGACTGCTATATGGAAAAAGGTGACGATACATGTAGCAAATCTGCTGGTGGTGGCCGAACGTATTACTACAATCCAGATAAAAAAGAATTAGCAACTGTTACAAACCAACTTCGTACTCACCTTGGATTACCTGCATATACAAAAACAGACTCTGATTCGAAGAAAACAAGTACAGAGAAAACAAAAGAATCTAAGTCTGAAAATTCAAGTGAACGCGAATCAAGTAACAACGAATCTAAAAATAAGAATAAAAATAGCAATGAAGATACAGAAACATCGTCTAACGACAATGAATAA